A segment of the Candidatus Neomarinimicrobiota bacterium genome:
CCTCGCTTGGTTGAACTTCAACTGAACAAGTCGGCCAATGCCCGAATATGCTCCGGCGTCGAACCGCAGCAGGCACCAACTAATGCCAGGTTATCGATAGGCCAACGGGAAACGATTTTTGCGTATTCTTCGGGTGCGAGCGTCCCGGAAATCGTCCCGCCCTGCTCCGGATTCGAGAGTCCCAAATTGGCGTATCCACCCAATGGCATATCGACAGTTCCCGAATATTGACTGAGGATAGCGGCCGTAATCTCCGGACGGGTGCAGTTAATAAGCACTCCCAGTGAATTGAATTGTGCCGCCGATTCCATGGCATCCCTCACCGGTTCCCCGCTGAGGATGGTATCAACAGAATTTGCGGTGTAAGAGATAAAAGTTGGCGTGCCTAATTCTTCCCCAATCCGACCGCAAACCGCTGCCTCTCCGATACTGTTCATGGTTTCAAACAGCAGGCAGTCCACGCCAGCATCCACAAGCCACTCCGCCTGCTTACGATGCTCTGAATACAACGTTTCCCTCTCCGGCACCATATCGGGACGGTAGCAGTCCTCAATTGGAGCAATTGATCCGGCGACAAACCGATTCTCCTGATCGCCAATGGCATCTCTGGCACATTGGACAGCCCGACTATTCAAATCCTTGGCAATTTTCGGTGTACCCACCTGTTGATACACGTACTCCGTAGTGCGAAATGTCGCCGTCGTCAGGAGCTGCGCTCCCGCGTCCAGATACTCCCGGTGGATATTGGTTATGGCCTCTGGCTCTTCCTCCAATATCTTTGCCGACCAGACCGGTGCCGGGAGATCGTATCCGCGGGAATCCAGTAGCGTTCCCATGGCGCCATCCAGCAGGATTGGGCAGTTCGATTGGAGGTAATCAGTGAAGTTCATCGATTACATTATACCGAAAATGATGATTGGCAGCAAGCGACCGAATTCGACCAGTTTTACGCCGGAAGTGAATCCCTCCGGGATTCAAGATGAATAGCCCCGAGTGCAACTCGGGGTCAAAAATGCCAAACCCCTAACAATCCTGAAGGGATTGAAGTGATGTTTCAGAACAATATTCAACCCCTTTGGGGTTGTCGGAG
Coding sequences within it:
- a CDS encoding homocysteine S-methyltransferase family protein; the encoded protein is MNFTDYLQSNCPILLDGAMGTLLDSRGYDLPAPVWSAKILEEEPEAITNIHREYLDAGAQLLTTATFRTTEYVYQQVGTPKIAKDLNSRAVQCARDAIGDQENRFVAGSIAPIEDCYRPDMVPERETLYSEHRKQAEWLVDAGVDCLLFETMNSIGEAAVCGRIGEELGTPTFISYTANSVDTILSGEPVRDAMESAAQFNSLGVLINCTRPEITAAILSQYSGTVDMPLGGYANLGLSNPEQGGTISGTLAPEEYAKIVSRWPIDNLALVGACCGSTPEHIRALADLFS